The Magnetococcus sp. PR-3 sequence TTTTCCTGGTCTACCAGGTCATGTCGCGGACCTGCCCGATTATGCTTATGATCCACAACGGGCTCGGGATCTGCTCCAGCAAGCGCAGGTTCCACAAGGGCTGCGCCTGAACATGTACTGTGATGATGTCTCCCTGGATGAAGCTAAGATTGTGCGTAGCAGTCTGGGGGCGTTGGGTATTGATGTCCATATTGATGTATTGGATGAGGCCACCAATAACTGCATTTTAACAGCCAAGAATCAGCCTAACTCCCCTTGCCACAAAAAGCTCAAATTCTACGATATGATGATGGGGGATTTCGGTTGGGGGTTGCCCCACAACTATGTGAGCCATCTACACACCTTTTCCTTGGAGTCGTTTGCTTCCCTGGTGGCTGATGACTACCCAGATGCCCAACGTACTGTGACTCTGTTCCAAACCGCCAAAGCGGCCTTTGGTCAAGATGCCGCGACCCGTCAATGGGAAGAGATCACCCGTTATGAGCATAAGCGTTTGGGGATTCTCGGTGTTGCATTGAAACAAACCTATTATGCGATTCCCCCCCATCTAAACTGGCCTGTTTATGGTGCCTATGATTTTTCCAATGCCTATCTACAACCATCAGCGGTCAGGCGTGGCAATCGTAGGATCAAAGAAGGCCCGCAAGAGATGTCCCACGTGCCCGCTATAAAGACCGTGGAGGCGGGTGGTAGCCGATGAAGATTAATCATCGTTTTCATCTGTTTACCATTCCCCCCATTGTGTTTGCTATGGCAGGGTTAATGTTCCTGAGCTGGCTGCAGTTTCAGGAGCGTATTGAGACCATTACAGAAGACAACATTAACCATCAAATCGAAATGTTGCTTCTGATTGGAAATAATCCAACATTTGCGAGCTATTTTGATAACAAACACTATCTGTTGGAGCAAGAAGCTGAACTGGACCAGCACAAAATTGAACAGCTTTTCTCACAGATAAGTTCTATTTCTGAGCGCTTTGCCAACACCCTGCACCATGTGGCGCTTGTGGATGAACAGTTTCAGTGGGTTATGCGTTATCCTGGCCCTTTTCCTGGTGCGTGGTCGCCTGCAAATCTACAAGCTTTTTCCTCTCAGGCTGAGTTCTCCTCCCACATTGAGAAGGGTAGGCACCATCTTCTGTTTCCTGTGATCGAAAGTCAGGGCACCAAACCCCGTGGCTATCTTTATATGATCTCCAGCCTGCACATGGATCGGTTGGCCTCCCAGCAATCAGCTTTTATTCGGCGTATGGGCACACTGTTGCTTATCAGTGTGCTGCTGCTGGCCATTGTTATTTTCTACAGTGCAAGAGTGGTCAGTCGCCCCATCCACGATCTGGCCCATCAAGCCATTATGAATCATGATCGTCCTTCTTCTGGGCAGGTCTTCCATTTTCCATCCAACGTTGAAGAAGTACGTATTCTAGGTGAAGCGCTTAATACCTTGCTCTGTGGTATGGGGGATAAACATCAACAGTTGGTCGAAGCCCGTGATGCCTTGGCTGAAAGTCAAAAATACAACCGCATGTTGTTTGAAATGTCGCCAGTTGGGTTGGCACTTTGCCGTATGGATGGTTCTTTGGTGGATGTGAATCAGGCTTATGCGGATATTGTCGGTTATTCGGTGGCGGAGTGTATGCAGTTGACCTATTGGGAGGTTACGCCAGAACGTTATGGGCCACTAGAACAAGAACAGTTGGCTATTCTGGATAAATACGGGCGTAATGGACCTTATGAAAAAGAGTACATCACCAAAGATGGCAGCTTAGTTCCAGTGCGTTTGAATGGTTCAATCTTGACCCGCAATACAGAGCGCTTTATCTGGTCCAGTGTCGAGAATATCAGCAATCAACGGGCAAAAGAGCAAGCTACCCTGGAGAAGGAAAAAGCCGAAGCAGCCAATTGTGCTAAGGGGGAGTTTTTAGCGGTCATGAGCCATGAGATCCGCACCCCACTTAATATTGCGCTGGGTATGGGCGAGTTGCTTGATGAAACTGAGCTGGACACAACCCAGAGAGCATACCTTCAGCGCTTACTGCAGGCTGGTAAAGGGTTGCTGGAATTAATTAATACCCTGCTTGACCTCTCCCGTATTGAAGAGGGACAGTTGGAGTTGGAGCAAACGCCATTTCTGCTGGAACCGTTGTTGAGAGAGGTGATCCTGATCTTTGATCTGGTGGCTCAGGAGAAGGGGTTGGCGATACAGTGCCAGTGCCCGAACCTACCCAGTGATCCGATTGTGGGGGATCCCTTAAGGTTGCGCCAGGTGTTGATCAACTTGGTGGGTAATGCCATTAAATTTACCGAACAGGGTTCTATTACGCTTTGGGTGCGTACGTCTAACCACGGTACCGTGCACTTTGCCATTCAGGATACCGGTATCGGTCTGCAGATTAACGAGAGCGATCGGCTGTTTGTTCCCTTTACCCAAGCTGACTCAGGTATATCCCGTCGTTTTGGAGGGTCAGGGTTGGGACTGGCGATCTCTAAACAATTGGTGGAATTAATGGGAGGGGAGATCCAGGTTTCCAGTATGGAGACTGGGGGAACAGAGTTTGCCTTTGAAGTTCCCTTTGAAACCTCTAAAGTCTCGATTATAGAACCTGAAATCATCTCCACGGGACCTGTGGAGATTCTACCCATGCAGGTCCTGGTGGTGGATGATTCCGAGGATAACCAGTCATTGATCCGTGCCTTTTTGGCCCCCTATCCGGTAGAGATCCACAGTGCGGTCAATGGCGTGGAGGCGGTGGCGCAGTGGCGTGGTGATGTATGCTTTGACCTTATTCTTATGGATATGGAGATGCCTGTTATGGATGGTCTGCAGGCCACACGCGCCATTCGGGCAGCAGAGCAAGAAGAACAACAACATAAGCCGGTTCCCATATTGGCGTTGACCGCGCATGCTTTTGAAAGTGATAAAATGCGCTGTTTAAACGCGGGGTGTAATGATCATATGGCCAAGCCGATAAAAAAGAAGGATTTTCTTCGTGTTGTGGCTGGGTATGCGCCCAAGGAAAGTGTGGAGGAAAAGGCTTAAAGAGGGCCGCTTTGTGCAGGGGTACCGTGTCGATTGTTAGCGTGTCTTGCAAACATGAGAAAGCCTAGGGGATGTTCTGAATAGAACATAAAACGCGGGGTGCGCATGGTGGTTCTACCCAAGCGACAGTAATGATATTGAATGGGGGCTTAGCCTAAATCCATAGGGTCTGAACATGTGAACATCTTTATTCTATGGCGTTCAAATTCACCCATGGGTCAATGGAGGGTAGGCCGGTTTTATATCCATGGCGCTTTGCTTGACCAAGCTTGGCACTACATGGGGGGGCAATAACGATCGGTGCTGGCTTGGCCGCTCTTGTTCGCTTGCTGCTGGGTTAGATGGATGAAGAGATGTCCCGTTTGATCAGGTTTTACCTAACTACTTGGCCAAAGGGATCCGTGTTTGTATACAACAAGAAGGGCATGTCAGAATATGGATGTATAACGCAGGGCCGCAATGTGTGTTGTCATCTTTCGAAGCTTGTTCCTCCCCGGTGGTTTAGCTGATATCTTAAATCTCAATATGGCTAACTCTTCACATGCTTAATTTCAAGTGTTGAGAAATAGTAGCGCCATCAACCCATTGAAAATATCCATGAAATGCAGTAGCATTTTATGGAGAAGTGTTTTCCACTCACCCGCTTTTATCAGGAGGCATTTGTGGCCAAAGATATGAAGATTAAACTCCACTCCGAGGAAATCTACTTCCGCAAAAAGGAAGCTGAATATATTGAGGAGTTGAAGAAAAAGGCCCTGAAGGACGCTGACAAGAAGTATCGCAAGGAACATAAACAGCACTGTTACCGTTGTGGTACCCAGTCCCTGGTAGAGGCTCATAAGGGCAAGGCGACCGTTTTTTTGTGTGTTAATGAAGGTTGCGGTGCCATTCACATGGAAAGAGCGGCCCTTAAGGCGATCGTCAAGGATGCCAAGGCCAAACATTCGGCCATTAAATCCTTCATCAAGCGGTTTACCTGATCTCCTCAGGTCTGTAGCAAGGGGTGACCCCAGTTCAGCTTTTTTTACGATGATCAGCTCTTTGAGCGCGTGATCTTATCAGCTCCACTGAAGTCATTTGGTTGTTTTCTCACAACGAGGGAGTAGCCAATACCCTGAAAATCTACCCCGCAGGAGTTAGATCCGTGCTTTGCTCAGGCGGGTCTAAGTTGCAGTGTGGTGGGGGATGAAAAACGGGCGCGCAAGGTTCCAGAGGGATAGGGCGCCTAGCGGTCAAAGTGGCCTGTTCAAGTGTTATGATGGCTGGTCATGCAACGATATTGCCCATAGCGATTATTGAGTGGCTCTCTACATGCCCACTGTGTGAGCTTTGTCCCGCTGTTTCATCCCCCCCCCAGCATCCAGAGCATCTGTTTTGGCTTAGGTGATCTCCTACAGGGGTGCTTTCGTTGCTGTCCATGAGCTTTTGCTGGCGAAATATCACGACAGTTTGCTTCTTAGCCAGTCCCTTCTTATTCAACAACGCTATGAACGTGTTAACGAAGTCACGCTTTTTAAGTCAGGCGCGCCAGTACACAGGAACAGGAGGTGGTGGGTGGATGATCTGTTTGTTACGGAAGCACTGACCATTCCTGCCGAGAACCTCTCTGAAAGCTTTATCCGGGCTTCTGGTTCAGGCGGTCAGAATGTTAATAAGGTCAGCAGCGCTGTACAACTGCGCTTTCAAGCAAAGTGGTGCTCGGTATTGAGTCAGGAAGTATTTCAGCGCTTGCAGCAGATTTCTGGCAGTCGCATGACCAAGGATGGAGAGCTTATTATTGATGCACGCCGGTTTCGCACACAGGTGGGAAATCAGCAAGATGCGCGGGATCGTTTGGCGGAATTGATTCGCAAGGCTTTGGAACGGCCAAAAAACCGACGACCAACCAAGCGTACTTTGGGATCTAAAAAACGGCGGTTAGAGGGCAAACGCCGTCGCTCAGAGGTCAAAAAAGGCCGTGGCCGGGTACAGATGGATTAATGATGCATACAGGTTTCTCCTGTCGTAAGGTTTAATGACCCCTCCAAACCCTAGCCATGCTTAATGGCCCCATCCCATGATGAACAGAAGATCAGCATGAAACCGATGTGTTGATCGCTGCACCTCGATATGCCCTGTAGTGCTTGTAAATCCTCACCAATGGGTAAACCCTAACTCGTTTAACCATTGATCTGAAGCCCCATACTTTTCTCACCTTGTTACCTGTTATCCATAGCTTTGGTTCGAACCAACCCTTACCCCATTGCACCTCCGCGGTGTGGATGAAAAGGGCGCCGCGCTTGTGAAAAAAATAGCGTGGGCATGGGCTTGGTGCATCAAGCACTGGAGGGTGCAGCCTTAAAAATCATGTGGATCCGATTATGAGATGGATGAATGGTTAAAAGCCGTATATCGCATGCTTTTTCAGATAGGTGTCCCGCTGCCTAAGTGCGTGGCAAAGAGCGACATTATTTAGGAGGTTATGAGTCGTTTGTGCATGGGCTCCAAGAGGTGGCAGTATCTCTGTAGCCGTTTTTGACCTCTATTCGCTGAATTCATTTAGGCGTGAGACGGTGCCTCTGTACCCCACGGCAGTATTAAAAATACAGTTAGGCAGCAGAGTTGAACGACCAATAGAAAAGATGAGGAAAGAGGGGGGCAGGGCTGTATAAAAGTGTGTTCTTTGGGGGCGTGGTAAGTGTTTAGGGCGCAGAGCAGAGGTGATGTTTAGCATGAAGCAAACAACAGATCCCTATGGTCAAGGATAGACCATAGGGATCTTATGTGCTGTTTGGCTTTAAAGCTTACTTAGCGGCAGCGGTTGCTTCTTCAAACTGCTTTTTAACCAGCTCGGTGGTATCTGCTTGAGCGCTCTTTACAATTTCAAAAGAGGTGGTGGCGACTTTAAGGCTTTCATCGGCAAATGCTTTGGTCAGCTCAGTGGATTTAGCAACCAGCTCACGACCATCTTTGGTTTCGCCCAGCAGCTTGGCTTGTGCAACACCATTCTCAATAACGGTGGTTACAAAGGAAACTTGCTGTTCAGCCAGCTTAGAAAAAGTCTCTTGGTTGATCTTGTTATAAGCGGCCAGGTTACCTTGGGCAGCAGAGGTGATGTCAGAAAAAGATTGGAAGAAGATGTTCTCAGTCATGGTCATTACTCCAGTAAGTATGTGGTAACAAGCTCAAGTAGCTTGGTTT is a genomic window containing:
- a CDS encoding PAS domain-containing hybrid sensor histidine kinase/response regulator, giving the protein MKINHRFHLFTIPPIVFAMAGLMFLSWLQFQERIETITEDNINHQIEMLLLIGNNPTFASYFDNKHYLLEQEAELDQHKIEQLFSQISSISERFANTLHHVALVDEQFQWVMRYPGPFPGAWSPANLQAFSSQAEFSSHIEKGRHHLLFPVIESQGTKPRGYLYMISSLHMDRLASQQSAFIRRMGTLLLISVLLLAIVIFYSARVVSRPIHDLAHQAIMNHDRPSSGQVFHFPSNVEEVRILGEALNTLLCGMGDKHQQLVEARDALAESQKYNRMLFEMSPVGLALCRMDGSLVDVNQAYADIVGYSVAECMQLTYWEVTPERYGPLEQEQLAILDKYGRNGPYEKEYITKDGSLVPVRLNGSILTRNTERFIWSSVENISNQRAKEQATLEKEKAEAANCAKGEFLAVMSHEIRTPLNIALGMGELLDETELDTTQRAYLQRLLQAGKGLLELINTLLDLSRIEEGQLELEQTPFLLEPLLREVILIFDLVAQEKGLAIQCQCPNLPSDPIVGDPLRLRQVLINLVGNAIKFTEQGSITLWVRTSNHGTVHFAIQDTGIGLQINESDRLFVPFTQADSGISRRFGGSGLGLAISKQLVELMGGEIQVSSMETGGTEFAFEVPFETSKVSIIEPEIISTGPVEILPMQVLVVDDSEDNQSLIRAFLAPYPVEIHSAVNGVEAVAQWRGDVCFDLILMDMEMPVMDGLQATRAIRAAEQEEQQHKPVPILALTAHAFESDKMRCLNAGCNDHMAKPIKKKDFLRVVAGYAPKESVEEKA
- the arfB gene encoding alternative ribosome rescue aminoacyl-tRNA hydrolase ArfB; amino-acid sequence: MDDLFVTEALTIPAENLSESFIRASGSGGQNVNKVSSAVQLRFQAKWCSVLSQEVFQRLQQISGSRMTKDGELIIDARRFRTQVGNQQDARDRLAELIRKALERPKNRRPTKRTLGSKKRRLEGKRRRSEVKKGRGRVQMD
- the phaP gene encoding TIGR01841 family phasin (Members of this family are phasins (small proteins associated with inclusions such as PHA granules). Note that several different families of phasins have been named PhaP despite very little sequence similarity to each other.) produces the protein MTENIFFQSFSDITSAAQGNLAAYNKINQETFSKLAEQQVSFVTTVIENGVAQAKLLGETKDGRELVAKSTELTKAFADESLKVATTSFEIVKSAQADTTELVKKQFEEATAAAK